In one Sander lucioperca isolate FBNREF2018 chromosome 7, SLUC_FBN_1.2, whole genome shotgun sequence genomic region, the following are encoded:
- the lrrc61 gene encoding leucine-rich repeat-containing protein 61 isoform X1, producing the protein MDSKREKDQDADCEKITSVLLKSRTGEFDLESILFLKLRGLGIHDLGCIGECMNLEKLDLSGNNITNLAPLASLRLLSVLCLSANRISNLEPLRNCDSLQNLNLAGNIISSIENLHCLQPLRKLENIRLKDNTYNYTNPVCRNAAYRNIVLEMFPNIKVLDGERVVGRGSDLYQLCKDIDDTIKAGLYKNGQLVEHPDCKPWVEDNYWEIKRSNNAIIEEAYKQFNDVLHECRLLNNRATHVISQTERSMSLKKQPKQYAI; encoded by the exons ATGGACTCTAAGCGAGAAAAAGACCAAG ATGCAGACTGTGAGAAGATAACTTCTGTGCTGCTCAAGTCACGTACAGGGGAATTTGATTTGGAGTCGATACTGTTTCTCAAATTGAGAGGTCTTG GAATACATGATCTTGGATGCATTGGGGAGTGTATGAATTTAGAGAAACTGGACCTCTCTGGAAATAACATCACAAATTTAGCACCTCTAGCATCTCTTCGGCTTCTTTCTGTACTCTGTTTGTCTGCCAACAGGATTTCCAATTTAG AGCCCTTGCGCAATTGTGACAGTTTACAGAACTTAAACCTGGCTGGTAATATCATATCCAG CATTGAGAACCTACACTGCCTTCAGCCTTTGAGAAAGCTAGAAAATATACGTCTTAAGGACAACACTTACAATTACACTAATCCAG TGTGCAGGAACGCAGCATATAGAAACATAGTTCTTGAGATGTTCCCCAACATCAAGGTGCTGGATG GTGAAAGAGTTGTCGGACGTGGAAGTGACTTGTACCAATTATGCAAAGACATTGATGATACCATCAAAG CTGGTTTATACAAGAATGGGCAGCTTGTTGAACATCCTGATTGCAAACCATGGGTGGAGGATAATTACTGGGAGATAAAAAGATCAAACAATGCGATTATTGAAGAAGCCTACAAACAGTTTAACG atgTACTGCATGAATGCAGACTCCTCAACAACAGGGCCACTCATGTAATTTCGCAAACTGAAAGATCTATGAGCCTGAAGAAGCAGCCAAAGCAGTATGCTATCTGA
- the lrrc61 gene encoding leucine-rich repeat-containing protein 61 isoform X2, whose product MNLEKLDLSGNNITNLAPLASLRLLSVLCLSANRISNLEPLRNCDSLQNLNLAGNIISSIENLHCLQPLRKLENIRLKDNTYNYTNPVCRNAAYRNIVLEMFPNIKVLDGERVVGRGSDLYQLCKDIDDTIKAGLYKNGQLVEHPDCKPWVEDNYWEIKRSNNAIIEEAYKQFNDVLHECRLLNNRATHVISQTERSMSLKKQPKQYAI is encoded by the exons ATGAATTTAGAGAAACTGGACCTCTCTGGAAATAACATCACAAATTTAGCACCTCTAGCATCTCTTCGGCTTCTTTCTGTACTCTGTTTGTCTGCCAACAGGATTTCCAATTTAG AGCCCTTGCGCAATTGTGACAGTTTACAGAACTTAAACCTGGCTGGTAATATCATATCCAG CATTGAGAACCTACACTGCCTTCAGCCTTTGAGAAAGCTAGAAAATATACGTCTTAAGGACAACACTTACAATTACACTAATCCAG TGTGCAGGAACGCAGCATATAGAAACATAGTTCTTGAGATGTTCCCCAACATCAAGGTGCTGGATG GTGAAAGAGTTGTCGGACGTGGAAGTGACTTGTACCAATTATGCAAAGACATTGATGATACCATCAAAG CTGGTTTATACAAGAATGGGCAGCTTGTTGAACATCCTGATTGCAAACCATGGGTGGAGGATAATTACTGGGAGATAAAAAGATCAAACAATGCGATTATTGAAGAAGCCTACAAACAGTTTAACG atgTACTGCATGAATGCAGACTCCTCAACAACAGGGCCACTCATGTAATTTCGCAAACTGAAAGATCTATGAGCCTGAAGAAGCAGCCAAAGCAGTATGCTATCTGA
- the idh3a gene encoding isocitrate dehydrogenase [NAD] subunit alpha, mitochondrial isoform X2 — protein sequence MAGKAWRSSVSRVVGALKKEAPQPRTFMRGIQTVTLIPGDGIGPEISTAVMEIFDAAKAPIQWEERNVTAIQGPGGKWMIPPDAKESMDRNKIGLKGPLKTPIAAGHPSMNLLLRKTFDLYANVRPCVSIEGYKTPYTDVDLVTIRENTEGEYSGIEHLIVDGVVQSIKLITEQASQRIAEYAFEYARNNQRASVTAVHKANIMRMSDGLFLRKCREAAEKHKDVKFTEMYLDTVCLNMVQDPTQFDVLVMPNLYGDILSDLCAGLIGGLGVTPSGNIGANGVAIFESVHGTAPDIAGKDMANPTALLLSAVMMLRHMGLHGHAKKIETACFDIIRDKKVLTKDLGGNSKCSEFTKAICQRVRDLD from the exons ATGGCAGGGAAGGCGTGGAGGTCATCG GTGTCACGGGTGGTTGGAGCTTTGAAGAAAGAGGCTCCACAACCCAGGACGTTCATGCGTGGG ATTCAAACTGTTACTTTAATCCCTGGTGATGGAATTGGTCCAGAGATCTCCACTGCTGTCATGGAGATATTTGATGCAGCTAAA gCACCTATTCAGTGGGAGGAGAGAAATGTTACAGCCATCCAAGGACCTGGTGGCAAGTGGATGATCCCTCCGGATGCCAAAGAATCGATGGACAGGAACAAAATTGGCTTAAAAG GTCCTTTGAAGACACCAATAGCAGCCGGCCATCCCTCGATGAACCTGCTGCTGAGGAAAACCTTTGACCTCTATGCCAATGTGCGCCCCTGTGTGTCCATTGAGGGCTACAAGACCCCCTACACTGatgtggacctggtcaccatcAGGGAGAACACTGAGGGAGAATACAGTGGGATTGAACATTTG ATTGTTGATGGAGTTGTACAGAGTATTAAGCTCATTACAGAGCAAGCCAGCCAACGCATCGCAGAGTATGCTTTTGAATATGCCAGAAATAATCAGAGGGCCAGTGTTACTGCTGTTCATAAGGCCAATATTAT GCGCATGTCTGATGGGCTTTTCCTACGAAAATGCAGAGAGGCTGCTGAAAAGCACAAAGATGTGAAATTCACTGAGATGTACTTGGATACTGTGTGCCTTAAT ATGGTACAGGATCCCACTCAGTTTGATGTATTAGTGATGCCAAATTTGTATGGAGACATCTTAAG TGATCTTTGTGCAGGACTAATTGGAGGTCTTGGAGTGACTCCTAGTGGAAACATTGGTGCCAATGGTGTTGCCATATTTGAGTCT GTTCATGGAACTGCCCCAGATATAGCAGGAAAAGACATGGCCAACCCCACTGCCTTGCTGCTCAGTGCAGTCATGATGCTGCGGCACATGGGCCTGCATGGCCACGCCAAGAAGATTGAAACTGCCTGCTTTGACATCATTCGAGACAAAAAG GTTCTAACAAAAGACCTGGGAGGAAACTCAAAGTGCTCAGAATTCACAAAAGCAATATGTCAACGAGTGCGGGATCTGGACTAA
- the idh3a gene encoding isocitrate dehydrogenase [NAD] subunit alpha, mitochondrial isoform X1, whose product MAGKAWRSSILNLLRQWGLSLNGKDKIKAQEVSRVVGALKKEAPQPRTFMRGIQTVTLIPGDGIGPEISTAVMEIFDAAKAPIQWEERNVTAIQGPGGKWMIPPDAKESMDRNKIGLKGPLKTPIAAGHPSMNLLLRKTFDLYANVRPCVSIEGYKTPYTDVDLVTIRENTEGEYSGIEHLIVDGVVQSIKLITEQASQRIAEYAFEYARNNQRASVTAVHKANIMRMSDGLFLRKCREAAEKHKDVKFTEMYLDTVCLNMVQDPTQFDVLVMPNLYGDILSDLCAGLIGGLGVTPSGNIGANGVAIFESVHGTAPDIAGKDMANPTALLLSAVMMLRHMGLHGHAKKIETACFDIIRDKKVLTKDLGGNSKCSEFTKAICQRVRDLD is encoded by the exons ATGGCAGGGAAGGCGTGGAGGTCATCG ATTCTTAATCTACTAAGACAGTGGGGTTTGTCGCTCAATGGCAAGGATAAAATCAAGGCTCAGGAA GTGTCACGGGTGGTTGGAGCTTTGAAGAAAGAGGCTCCACAACCCAGGACGTTCATGCGTGGG ATTCAAACTGTTACTTTAATCCCTGGTGATGGAATTGGTCCAGAGATCTCCACTGCTGTCATGGAGATATTTGATGCAGCTAAA gCACCTATTCAGTGGGAGGAGAGAAATGTTACAGCCATCCAAGGACCTGGTGGCAAGTGGATGATCCCTCCGGATGCCAAAGAATCGATGGACAGGAACAAAATTGGCTTAAAAG GTCCTTTGAAGACACCAATAGCAGCCGGCCATCCCTCGATGAACCTGCTGCTGAGGAAAACCTTTGACCTCTATGCCAATGTGCGCCCCTGTGTGTCCATTGAGGGCTACAAGACCCCCTACACTGatgtggacctggtcaccatcAGGGAGAACACTGAGGGAGAATACAGTGGGATTGAACATTTG ATTGTTGATGGAGTTGTACAGAGTATTAAGCTCATTACAGAGCAAGCCAGCCAACGCATCGCAGAGTATGCTTTTGAATATGCCAGAAATAATCAGAGGGCCAGTGTTACTGCTGTTCATAAGGCCAATATTAT GCGCATGTCTGATGGGCTTTTCCTACGAAAATGCAGAGAGGCTGCTGAAAAGCACAAAGATGTGAAATTCACTGAGATGTACTTGGATACTGTGTGCCTTAAT ATGGTACAGGATCCCACTCAGTTTGATGTATTAGTGATGCCAAATTTGTATGGAGACATCTTAAG TGATCTTTGTGCAGGACTAATTGGAGGTCTTGGAGTGACTCCTAGTGGAAACATTGGTGCCAATGGTGTTGCCATATTTGAGTCT GTTCATGGAACTGCCCCAGATATAGCAGGAAAAGACATGGCCAACCCCACTGCCTTGCTGCTCAGTGCAGTCATGATGCTGCGGCACATGGGCCTGCATGGCCACGCCAAGAAGATTGAAACTGCCTGCTTTGACATCATTCGAGACAAAAAG GTTCTAACAAAAGACCTGGGAGGAAACTCAAAGTGCTCAGAATTCACAAAAGCAATATGTCAACGAGTGCGGGATCTGGACTAA
- the acsbg1 gene encoding long-chain-fatty-acid--CoA ligase ACSBG1, whose product MEFPDEKKGDDQLENSVQKLMNMQTDSEGLAFVGKQNKEEELAGTTLAQAHSLWTTDAKGSVILRIEEGCPEEPVTVHQMFKASVEKYGNMYALASKKNNKWEKITFLEYYQLCRRAARSFIKLGLKRFHGVAILGFNSAEWFFSAVGAIMAGGTMTGIYATNSPEACQYVASDSKANIIVVENQKQLDKILQIRDSLPHLKAIVQYSGYPMQKISNLYSWEEFMELGLEVSEKELDDIIASQRANQCCVLIYTSGTTGKPKGVMLSHDNITWTANHASRAGDLQPADTKQESLVSYLPLSHIAAQIYDLWAGIQWGELVYFAQPDALKGSLITTLREVCPTSHMGVPRVWEKMMEKIKQAISECGYVKKKLVTWAMSVSLEANQTCTQKDDEKPFLFTMADSLVLQRLRAELGLSCCQKFFSGAAPIGSETVQFFLGLNIWLYEAYGMSESTGPHFMSGPKAYKLPSCGKVVPGCRYKMANIDSEKGEICFWGRNIFMGYLNMEDKTREALDEDGWLHSGDLGKIDEEGFLCITGRIKELIITAGGENVPPLPIEEAVKKELPIISNAMLIGDKRKFLSMFLTLKCCSNTETMEPTEELSMETVELCQQLGSRATKVSDIIEGKDKDVYRTIQEGINRVNAAATSNAQRIQKWTILRKDFSVSGGELGPTMKLRRPVVLEMYHEVIESLYQE is encoded by the exons ATGGAATTTCCTGATGAGAAGAAGGGAGATGATCAACTTGAGAACAG TGTTCAGAAGTTGATGAACATGCAGACAGATAGCGAAGGACTTGCCTTTGTAG gaaagcaaaacaaagaagagGAGTTAGCTGGCACAACTCTTGCTCAAGCTCATTCTCTTTGGACCACAGATGCTAAGGGCTCAGTAATACTGAGAATAGAAGAAGGATGTCCAGAGGAACCTGTTACAGTTCACCAAATGTTCAAAGCCTCAGTTGAAAAATATGGAAACATGTACGCCCTCGCCagcaagaaaaacaacaaatgggAAAAGATCACTTTCTTAGAGTATTATCAACTCTGCCGCAGAGCAGCCAGGAGCTTTATAAAG CTTGGTTTAAAGCGATTCCATGGAGTGGCAATACTAGGATTCAATTCAGCGGAATGGTTCTTCTCTGCAGTCGGAGCCATCATGGCAGG GGGCACAATGACAGGAATTTATGCCACAAACTCACCTGAAGCTTGCCAGTATGTGGCTAGTGACTCCAAAGCCAACATTATTGTGGTGGAAAACCAAAAGCAATTGGATAAAATCCTGCAG ATACGTGATAGTTTGCCCCACTtgaaagccatagtacagtacaGTGGATACCCCATGCAGAAGATCTCCAATCTTTACTCT TGGGAGGAATTCATGGAGCTGGGTCTGGAGGTTTCTGAGAAAGAGCTGGATGACATCATTGCCAGCCAGAGGGCCAACCAATGCTGCGTCCTGATCTACACCTCTGGCACCACCGGCAAGCCGAAGGGAGTCATGCTCAGTCATGACAAT ATCACATGGACCGCCAATCATGCCAGCAGGGCCGGAGACTTGCAGCCAGCCGACACTAAACAGGAGTCACTAGTGAGCTACCTGCCTCTCAGCCACATCGCCGCTCAGATCTATGATCTCTGGGCGGGCATCCAGTGGGGTGAGCTGGTATACTTTGCACAGCCAGATGCCTTAAAG GGAAGCCTGATAACAACTCTGCGAGAAGTTTGTCCTACATCCCACATGGGTGTCCCACGGGTATGGGAGAAAATGatggagaaaataaaacaggcaatTAGTGAGTGTGGATATGTGAAAAAGAAGCTGGTGACATGGgcaatgtcagtcagtctgGAAGCCAATCAAACATGTACGCAAAA GGATGATGAGAAACCATTCCTCTTTACCATGGCTGACAGCCTTGTGCTACAGAGGCTTCGGGCTGAGCTGGGCCTGTCTTGCTGTCAGAAGTTTTTCTCTGGAGCAGCACCGATCGGTAGTGAAACAGTGCAGTTTTTCCTGGGCCTGAATATCTGGTTGTATGAGGCATATGGCATGAGTGAGAGCACAGGACCTCACTTTATGTCAGGTCCCAAAGCTTACAAACTaccaag CTGTGGTAAAGTGGTGCCTGGCTGTCGATACAAAATGGCCAACATAGACTCTGAGAAAGGCGAAATTTGCTTTTGGGGACGTAACATATTCATGGGTTACCTCAACATGGAAGACAAAACAAGAGAAGCTttggatgaagatggatggcTGCATTCTGGGGACCTAGGAAAGATAGACGAAGAGGGTTTCTTGTGCATCACAGGGCGAATAAAAG AGCTGATCATCACAGCTGGAGGGGAGAATGTTCCCCCTCTTCCCATTGAGGAAGCAGTGAAGAAGGAGCTACCTATCATCAGCAATGCCATGCTCATTGGGGACAAGAGGAAGTTCTTGTCAATGTTTTTAACACTGAAG TGTTGTAGCAATACAGAAACCATGGAGCCAACAGAGGAGCTGAGTATGGAGACTGTGGAGCTTTGCCAACAGCTAGGAAGCCGAGCAACCAAGGTGTCTGACATCATTGAGGGAAAAGACAAAGACGTGTACCGGACCATTCAAGAAGGAATCAACAGGGTCAACGCTGCTGCCACCTCTAATGCCCAGCGCATACAAAAGTGGACTATTCTAAGAAAGGACTTCTCTGTTTCTGGAGGAGAGCTGG GTCCCACAATGAAGCTCCGTCGCCCTGTTGTGTTGGAGATGTACCATGAGGTCATTGAGAGCCTCTATCAGGAGTAG
- the dnaja gene encoding dnaJ homolog subfamily A member 4, with product MVHETGFYDLLGVSPKASQEELKKAYRKLALKYHPDKNPNEGEKFKLISQAYEVLSNPEKRDLYDQGGEQAIKEGGMSGGTSPMDMFNMFFGGGGRMQRERRGKNVVHQLSVTLEEMYKGSTRKLGLQKSVICEKCEGYGGKKGALEKCSTCKGRGVQVKVQQIGPGMIQQIQSMCADCQGQGEKFNAKDRCKNCNGRKVERKKKILEVHIDKGMRDGQKITFNGEGDQEPGLEPGDVIIVLDQKEHPLFQRKDDDLTMKMNIKLAEALCGFKKTIQTLDDRMLIISSQPGQVIKHSDIRCVQNEGMPIYRDPYEKGQLIISFQVEFPEKHWLPEHLMFQLERLLPPREDVMITDDMEEVQLCEVDVQTQQRSTSREAYEEDEEGPRSGVQCQTQ from the exons ATGGTTCACGAAACCGGCTTCTATGATCTGTTGGGTGTCAGCCCCAAAGCCTCACAAGAGGAACTCAAAAAAGCTTACAGAAAACTCGCATTGAAATATCACCCCGACAAAAACCCGAATGAAGGAGAGAAG TTCAAGCTTATATCTCAAGCATATGAGGTGCTGTCAAACCCAGAGAAGAGAGACTTGTATGACCAAGGAGGAGAACAAGCAATCAAAGAGGGAGGCATGAGTGGAGGAACTTCCCCAATGGACATGTTCAACATGTTCTTTGGAGGTGGAGGAaggatgcagagagagagaagag GGAAGAATGTCGTCCACCAGCTTAGTGTTACACTGGAGGAGATGTACAAAGGCAGCACCAGGAAGCTTGGACTTCAAAAGAGTGTAatttgtgaaaaatgtgaag GCTATGGTGGTAAGAAAGGTGCCTTGGAGAAGTGCTCAACTTGCAAAGGAAGAGGTGTACAAGTCAAGGTGCAACAGATTGGGCCAGGCATGATTCAGCAGATCCAAAGCATGTGTGCTGACTGCCAGGGACAGGGTGAGAAATTTAACGCTAAGGACCGCTGCAAGAACTGCAATGGACGCAAAGTAGAACGCAAGAAGAAAATTCTTGAAGTTCACATTGACAAAG GTATGAGAGATGGTCAGAAAATTACATTCAATGGAGAAGGCGACCAGGAACCTGGACTGGAGCCTGGGGATGTAATCATTGTTCTGGATCAGAAGGAGCACCCACTGTTCCAAAGAAAAGATGATGATTTGACAATGAAGATGAACATCAAACTTGCTGAGGCTCTGTGTGGTTTTAAGAAGACCATTCAAACACTAGATGACAGAATGCTCATTATCAGCTCACAGCCAG gaCAAGTAATCAAGCACAGTGACATCAGATGTGTTCAAAATGAGGGCATGCCAATTTACAGGGATCCTTATGAAAAAGGACAGCTTATCATTAGTTTCCAG gtggaatttccagagaaacacTGGCTTCCAGAGCATCTCATGTTTCAGCTGGAAAGACTGCTTCCTCCCAGGGAGGATGTGATGATTACTGATGACATGGAGGAGGTGCAACTGTGTGAGGTGGATGTGCAGACACAACAGAGAAGCACCAGTAGGGAAGCTTACGAGGAAGATGAAGAGGGTCCCAGAAGCGGAGTGCAATGTCAGACGCAGTGA
- the rps27l gene encoding 40S ribosomal protein S27-like isoform X2, with protein sequence MCVRNSLLWSNFGPRITLARDLLHPTIEHERRQHKKKRLVQSPNSYFMDVKCPGCYKITTVFSHAQTVVLCVGCSTVLCQSKGGKARLTEGCSFRRKQH encoded by the exons ATGTGTGTGCGAAATAGCCTGTTGTGGAGTAATTTCGGGCCGAGAATAACA CTGGCCAGAGACCTCCTCCACCCTACTATTGAACATGAGAGAAGacaacataaaaagaaaagacttgtTCAGAGTCCTAACTCCTACTTTATGGACGTAAAGTGCCCAG GCTGCTACAAGATCACCACAGTGTTCAGCCATGCCCAGACTGTGGTACTCTGTGTGGGATGCTCAACTGTGTTGTGCCAGTCAAAAGGGGGAAAGGCCAGACTGACAGAGG gTTGCTCTTTCCGGAGGAAGCAGCACTAA
- the rps27l gene encoding 40S ribosomal protein S27-like isoform X1 — protein sequence MSGNHCSCNCSTAQLLFLFCPTSPTYAQESEPSTLKMPLARDLLHPTIEHERRQHKKKRLVQSPNSYFMDVKCPGCYKITTVFSHAQTVVLCVGCSTVLCQSKGGKARLTEGCSFRRKQH from the exons ATGTCTGGCAACCACTGTAGTTGCAACTGCAGTACTGCACAGctcctgtttctgttctgtcCAACCAGCCCCACGTATGCGCAGGAAAGCGAGCCTAGCACGTTGAAAATGCCT CTGGCCAGAGACCTCCTCCACCCTACTATTGAACATGAGAGAAGacaacataaaaagaaaagacttgtTCAGAGTCCTAACTCCTACTTTATGGACGTAAAGTGCCCAG GCTGCTACAAGATCACCACAGTGTTCAGCCATGCCCAGACTGTGGTACTCTGTGTGGGATGCTCAACTGTGTTGTGCCAGTCAAAAGGGGGAAAGGCCAGACTGACAGAGG gTTGCTCTTTCCGGAGGAAGCAGCACTAA